The following coding sequences lie in one Synechococcus sp. CC9902 genomic window:
- a CDS encoding nitrilase-related carbon-nitrogen hydrolase yields MGDLRLSAGWRAVIGGVLAGLAPSLGGPLLMLPALTLLWSFAERTRWCAAWGLLAVLVSHAWMLSLHPLTWMGVPALLSLPVAITLWLSCGSCAAALLAVWSLVLQQGRRWFPRLAPWWRAGVLALIWAWAELVLSGSPLFWIGVGGSTLPWDLPLAGLSRWFGSGGLVVVQLMWAWWICGLVERRAINRRPANRRGLWIGFASLLLAHGLGALLLAKAPPVTGALSMAVWQPAVPTREKLDPEQQRQLPQALLAALQGAEGKQVDALVAPEGVLPSRWRMPQGAANVPLISGGFRWVRGEQRSALLFFSPGAEHPVPLLDKHRLVPIGEWMPPLPSGVNAGLSAVGGLHPGAASRLFTVFDSPAAGAICYEIADGSSLALAASEGADWLLSIANLDPYPLQLQQQFLALAQLRAIEAGRDLLSVANTGPTALISADGHVERLLPPMQAGLAKVTVQRRQAISFYSWLVSKSR; encoded by the coding sequence ATGGGCGATCTCCGACTGTCTGCTGGATGGCGTGCCGTGATTGGCGGCGTGCTCGCAGGACTGGCCCCCTCTTTGGGCGGGCCCCTTCTGATGCTGCCTGCGTTGACGTTGCTGTGGTCGTTCGCTGAACGCACCCGCTGGTGTGCCGCTTGGGGTTTGCTCGCTGTTCTGGTGAGCCATGCCTGGATGCTCTCTCTGCATCCACTTACCTGGATGGGTGTGCCTGCCCTGTTGAGCCTTCCGGTGGCGATCACCCTTTGGTTGAGCTGCGGCAGTTGTGCGGCGGCGTTGCTGGCGGTGTGGTCGCTAGTGCTCCAGCAAGGTCGTCGTTGGTTTCCGCGATTGGCGCCCTGGTGGCGTGCGGGTGTTCTCGCATTGATTTGGGCCTGGGCTGAGCTGGTGTTGTCGGGTTCGCCGTTGTTTTGGATCGGGGTTGGTGGCAGCACCTTGCCCTGGGACCTTCCGCTCGCTGGCTTGTCCCGTTGGTTTGGTTCCGGGGGCCTGGTTGTGGTTCAGCTGATGTGGGCCTGGTGGATTTGTGGCTTGGTGGAGCGTCGAGCCATCAACCGTCGTCCCGCAAACCGTCGTGGCTTATGGATCGGGTTTGCCAGCCTTCTGCTGGCCCATGGTCTAGGCGCTTTGCTTTTGGCGAAAGCACCTCCAGTGACCGGTGCTCTCTCGATGGCCGTTTGGCAGCCAGCGGTGCCAACCCGTGAAAAGTTGGATCCGGAGCAACAGCGTCAGCTTCCTCAGGCTTTGCTCGCAGCGTTGCAGGGGGCAGAAGGCAAGCAGGTGGATGCTTTGGTAGCGCCGGAGGGTGTGCTTCCGTCCCGTTGGCGTATGCCCCAGGGGGCAGCGAATGTGCCCCTGATCAGTGGTGGTTTCCGCTGGGTGAGGGGGGAGCAGCGCAGCGCACTGTTGTTTTTTTCCCCTGGCGCTGAACATCCAGTTCCCCTGCTCGATAAACATCGGTTGGTGCCCATTGGGGAGTGGATGCCGCCGCTCCCGTCGGGAGTCAATGCCGGTTTATCGGCGGTAGGGGGGCTGCATCCAGGCGCTGCATCGCGGCTGTTTACCGTTTTCGATTCCCCTGCTGCTGGGGCCATTTGCTACGAAATTGCTGATGGCAGCTCCCTTGCTTTGGCCGCATCCGAGGGGGCGGATTGGCTGCTCTCTATCGCCAATCTCGATCCGTACCCCTTGCAGCTGCAGCAACAGTTTTTGGCGTTGGCGCAGCTGCGCGCCATCGAAGCGGGTCGTGACCTGCTCAGCGTCGCGAATACGGGGCCGACGGCTCTGATTTCAGCCGACGGCCATGTGGAGCGACTGTTACCACCGATGCAGGCCGGACTCGCCAAGGTGACGGTTCAGCGTCGCCAAGCCATCAGCTTTTATTCCTGGTTGGTGTCGAAGTCCCGCTGA
- a CDS encoding phasin family protein, whose protein sequence is MDANPLQQLLLRGLGTTTLVADRLRGVTQAWVSNGQLDPNQASALVDDVLKALRGETPELEQQMGRNLERNRDNLFQDLGVPSQKEMDELRGRIDRLEQQLRQLNRPE, encoded by the coding sequence ATGGACGCCAACCCGCTTCAGCAGCTTTTGCTCCGTGGCCTTGGCACCACAACCCTGGTGGCCGACCGGCTACGGGGGGTGACCCAAGCATGGGTCAGCAATGGCCAACTGGATCCAAATCAAGCATCCGCGCTCGTAGACGACGTGCTGAAGGCTTTGCGGGGGGAGACCCCTGAGCTCGAGCAACAAATGGGACGAAACCTGGAACGCAACCGAGACAACCTTTTTCAAGACCTTGGCGTCCCAAGCCAAAAAGAAATGGATGAACTACGAGGCCGAATCGATCGACTGGAACAACAGTTACGTCAACTCAACCGGCCTGAATAA
- a CDS encoding FKBP-type peptidyl-prolyl cis-trans isomerase produces MRDILISTSVCVACLLLAFVSQLISPSTVTAAPQAQAAVVRSESKAALSSFELDPENPNPTLFAMAPDNNQVDASALGGPMEAPDTRLLASGLKITEIEVGSGDEATAGQTVVVNYRGSLENGTEFDSSYGRGPFSFPLGAGRVIKGWEEGVAGMKVGGKRNLVIPPDLAYGKRGAGGVIPPNATLLFEVELLDVRK; encoded by the coding sequence GTGCGCGACATCTTGATCTCCACATCGGTGTGTGTGGCTTGCCTGCTTCTGGCTTTTGTTAGTCAACTGATTTCTCCTTCCACGGTGACTGCTGCACCTCAGGCCCAGGCTGCTGTGGTGCGGTCCGAATCCAAAGCTGCCTTATCCAGCTTTGAACTCGACCCCGAAAACCCCAACCCAACGCTCTTCGCTATGGCACCCGACAACAACCAAGTCGATGCATCGGCCCTGGGCGGCCCGATGGAAGCTCCCGACACCCGCCTTCTAGCCAGTGGCTTGAAAATTACGGAGATCGAGGTTGGTAGCGGCGATGAAGCCACTGCAGGACAGACCGTTGTGGTGAATTACAGAGGCAGCCTCGAAAACGGCACCGAATTCGACAGCAGCTATGGACGCGGACCCTTCAGCTTCCCGCTGGGAGCTGGCCGCGTGATCAAGGGCTGGGAAGAAGGTGTCGCGGGGATGAAGGTGGGCGGTAAGCGCAACTTGGTCATCCCGCCCGACCTGGCTTACGGCAAGCGTGGTGCCGGTGGCGTGATTCCACCGAATGCCACGTTGCTGTTTGAGGTCGAATTACTCGACGTGAGGAAGTAG
- the sodN gene encoding superoxide dismutase, Ni: protein MLRSALNAIVCALPAPAVEAHCDGPCGVYDPASARVHAEAVLAMTKKLKALEAPAAGNAAALATYNNTFSRFVAVKEDEAQKTKKELLILWTDYFKPEHLATFPDLHDTFWKAAKLCSACKVHIDQGKAEELMAAVEKIHGMFWQSKGRNDAWVTAS from the coding sequence ATGTTGCGTTCGGCCCTTAACGCGATTGTCTGCGCTCTGCCCGCTCCCGCCGTGGAAGCCCATTGCGATGGACCTTGTGGCGTCTACGACCCTGCTTCAGCTCGTGTCCACGCTGAGGCAGTGCTCGCGATGACTAAAAAGCTCAAGGCTTTGGAAGCACCTGCCGCAGGAAATGCAGCAGCTCTTGCCACCTACAACAACACCTTTTCCCGCTTCGTTGCGGTGAAAGAAGACGAAGCCCAAAAGACCAAAAAAGAACTGTTGATCCTTTGGACCGACTACTTCAAGCCCGAGCACCTCGCCACCTTCCCCGACCTGCACGACACCTTCTGGAAAGCAGCCAAGCTTTGCAGCGCCTGCAAAGTGCACATCGATCAGGGCAAGGCAGAAGAACTGATGGCTGCTGTTGAGAAAATCCACGGCATGTTCTGGCAATCCAAGGGCCGCAACGACGCCTGGGTCACAGCCTCCTGA
- the sodX gene encoding nickel-type superoxide dismutase maturation protease: MLPSLNPDDRVLVRRTTADTDTPPLGAVVVAWHPSQPRLRLIKRLESMSNAGMMLLGDNPSSSTDSRQLGPIPRSALIGVVTSRVTPAKKNPSTKTNQKSQNQLEPKTRR, translated from the coding sequence ATGCTTCCCTCCCTTAACCCTGACGACCGGGTGCTGGTTCGACGGACCACAGCCGACACAGACACTCCACCCCTGGGAGCGGTAGTAGTGGCGTGGCATCCATCGCAACCCAGACTTCGCCTGATCAAACGTCTTGAGAGCATGAGCAACGCTGGAATGATGCTGCTGGGCGATAACCCTTCCTCAAGCACCGACAGTCGGCAGCTCGGACCCATTCCCCGATCAGCTTTGATCGGCGTTGTTACATCTCGGGTAACTCCAGCAAAAAAGAATCCATCAACAAAAACCAACCAAAAATCACAGAATCAATTGGAACCCAAAACAAGGAGATAA
- the cax gene encoding calcium/proton exchanger yields MINVFWHSLMASGRWKLIPALIMFGLTQLASMQGWPTLSCFILSAIGIIPIALLLSDATEEISEHSGPTIGAICTAVFGNCAEFIIALSALRLGLIDVVKASLTGAILSDLLLVTGLAMLVGGLRYSEQSFQATMARTNGAAMTLAVMAMALPASLISTSGIDDPVAIHGLSITVAVVLIVIYFLTLIFSLATHSHLFDPLHVEGDGLSLAAESTASVRLMPWIVQLILSTAFLAYQSESFVHFLEPATKQLGFSALFTGIIIIPIIGGFSEYIPAVKGALRNRMDLPISLAMGSSLLVALLIAPALIIIGSLIGQPMDLDFTGFEVIALFFSVIIVNFVNMDAKSNWLEGVLLLGMFAIFGAAFFYYPT; encoded by the coding sequence ATGATTAACGTTTTTTGGCATTCACTGATGGCGTCTGGACGCTGGAAGTTGATCCCAGCGCTGATCATGTTTGGCCTTACGCAGTTGGCCTCAATGCAGGGCTGGCCAACACTGTCTTGCTTCATTCTCTCTGCCATCGGAATCATTCCTATTGCCCTTTTGCTCAGTGATGCGACTGAGGAAATCTCTGAACATAGTGGGCCAACAATTGGGGCTATATGTACTGCGGTTTTTGGTAATTGTGCGGAATTTATTATTGCCCTTTCGGCCCTAAGGCTTGGCCTTATTGATGTTGTTAAGGCAAGCCTTACTGGGGCCATTCTGTCTGATCTGTTGCTTGTTACTGGGCTGGCAATGTTGGTGGGAGGATTGCGATACAGCGAACAGAGCTTTCAAGCCACCATGGCGCGTACCAACGGTGCGGCGATGACTTTGGCAGTTATGGCCATGGCGCTACCCGCTTCTTTAATCAGTACGTCTGGGATCGATGATCCAGTCGCAATTCATGGGCTATCAATCACCGTTGCTGTTGTGTTGATTGTTATTTATTTTCTCACCCTGATTTTTTCACTCGCCACCCATAGCCATCTCTTTGATCCTCTTCATGTTGAGGGCGATGGTCTGAGTCTTGCCGCAGAATCAACGGCGTCGGTGCGGTTGATGCCATGGATTGTGCAATTAATTTTGAGTACTGCATTTTTGGCCTATCAATCAGAAAGTTTTGTCCATTTCCTTGAACCAGCAACAAAGCAGCTTGGATTTAGTGCTTTGTTTACAGGGATCATCATCATTCCAATTATTGGTGGATTTTCGGAGTACATCCCTGCGGTGAAAGGTGCCCTGAGGAATCGAATGGATTTACCGATTTCATTGGCGATGGGATCCAGTTTGCTCGTGGCTCTATTGATTGCTCCGGCGCTCATCATTATTGGCTCGCTGATTGGTCAGCCGATGGATCTTGATTTCACAGGATTTGAAGTGATAGCACTTTTCTTTAGCGTTATTATTGTCAACTTTGTCAACATGGATGCCAAATCGAATTGGCTTGAAGGGGTTCTTCTTTTAGGAATGTTTGCGATTTTTGGAGCGGCTTTCTTTTACTATCCGACTTGA